Part of the Halodesulfovibrio aestuarii DSM 17919 = ATCC 29578 genome, ATCCGCACCAGACAGCTGATTCTATTGGGTTTCGCATTTTAGACGTTCTCTCGCACATGTCTATTTCTCCCGACGAAATCATGGCGTGTATCGGCAGTTCCGTTGTTCCGGATATGAACCCGATTATCCGCAAAGCTGTTAAGCGGTATCTTAATCAGGGGCTCTTACTTGCACCGGAAGACATTCCTATCCCATTAGAAAATCGGTACACAAGGCCGGAACAGGTCGGTGCAGACCGGCTTGTAGGCGCATACGCAGCCAGAAAGCTGTGCCCAGAAGCCCGCTCCATTGTTTCTGTAGATTTCGGTACCGCTACTACCTTTGACTGTGTACAGGATAATGCCTACCTTGGCGGACTAATCTGCCCCGGCGTCAAGTCTGCGGCCTCTGCACTGGCTAGCAACACTGCAAAACTTCCACAAATCAGCTTAGAAGTGCATAGCGATATGCCGGTTTTCGGACGCAGCACATCTACCAGTATTAACCATGGCTTTATCTTTGGCTTTGCGTCTATGACAGAAGGATTATGCAAACGTCTTTCCACTACGCTCGAAGGCCCCATGCAGGTTGTTGCAACAGGCGGTTTTGCCAAAGATATTGCGCGCGTAACATCATGTTTTAACCACGTCCGCTCCGACCTTTTAATGGAAGGTCTGCGGTTGTTATATTTGGAGAGTGGCATCCGGTAACGCACCGTAGCCACAGTAGTTTTATACTATTTGTTAGAAAAGAACGGCCAACAGGCCGGACTACAAGGAGTTATAGAATGAGTACTATTGTTTCCGTATGGGCAAGAGAGATTTTGGATTCCCGCGGCAATCCAACCGTTGAAGTTGAAGTTT contains:
- a CDS encoding type III pantothenate kinase, whose protein sequence is MTNTVLLFDIGNTNIKIGITQREDLATTYVLPTDPHQTADSIGFRILDVLSHMSISPDEIMACIGSSVVPDMNPIIRKAVKRYLNQGLLLAPEDIPIPLENRYTRPEQVGADRLVGAYAARKLCPEARSIVSVDFGTATTFDCVQDNAYLGGLICPGVKSAASALASNTAKLPQISLEVHSDMPVFGRSTSTSINHGFIFGFASMTEGLCKRLSTTLEGPMQVVATGGFAKDIARVTSCFNHVRSDLLMEGLRLLYLESGIR